A genomic region of Parambassis ranga chromosome 7, fParRan2.1, whole genome shotgun sequence contains the following coding sequences:
- the ikbkg gene encoding NF-kappa-B essential modulator isoform X7: MVQPQPDGPMQWDMSGEDSGGALRVPPELAANEVVTRLLGDNQQLREALRRSNLALRQRCEEMEGWQRRTREEREFLSCRFQEARALVERLAQENHSLQSMVNVPASSPSPSCSHCSSSSQTEDPQVRPARNGPLDGPQTLDQRERKRVEDTEQHTQTTPPRSLADSSVQSTLSLSFPSTPTSFSVEEGHVRGGENSQPVEGANEFLQLLKSHKEKMEEGMRELRKKNEELERERDEGEKERERMRRCIDQLRAKLAQAQAGGVTEEAVQHRSEAQHSSDWYRELEEKLDYLQKSSAQRDRTEALLKQKDKDCAQLAKDRDALKAQATSLLGELKERQSCLEKSEQERKIMEEKLCSKVKALQIAERELEQQKKQHNVAMDKLLLQNQGLDQALKAERHIVTEEKKKLTQLQHAYTCLFRDYDSKLKSEGGDLCSRLEDAERALAMKQELIDKLKEEVEQQKCSLETVPVLTAQAEIYKADFLAEREAREKLNQKKEELQDQLNQAMTEIERLKQEATSRARMEQMKLRHLEDFPARAPHIPPPQGVFTGATFKTVPPAPSFRNQGLVPVGDQGAAGAEEVPVLCCPKCQYPAPDMDTLQIHVMDCIQ, encoded by the exons ATGGTGCAGCCACAGCCTGATGGCCCAATGCAGTGGGACATGTCAGGAGAGGACAGTGGAGGGGCCCTCAGGGTCCCACCAGAGCTGGCTGCCAATGAGGTGGTAACCAGATTGCTGGGTGACAACCAGCAGCTTAGAG agGCTCTGCGGCGTAGCAACCTAGCCCTGCGTCAGCGCTGCGAGGAGATGGAGGGATGGCAGCGACGAACAAGAGAGGAGCGGGAATTTCTCAGCTGTCGTTTCCAGGAGGCCAGGGCTCTGGTGGAGAGGTTGGCACAGGAGAATCACTCCCTACAGAGCATGGTTAATGTACctgcctcctccccctccccctcctgtaGTCACTGTTCCAGCTCCAGCCAGACCGAAGACCCACAGGTTCGCCCAGCCAGAAACGGGCCGCTAGATGGACCACAG acactagaccagagggagaggaagagagttgAAGAtacagagcagcacacacagaccacaccaCCTCGCAGCCTG gcTGATTCAAGTGTGCAAAGCACCTTGAGTCTCTCATTCCCCTCTACCCCTACCTCATTTTCAGTGGAGGAGGGGCATGTAAGAGGCGGAGAAAATAGCCAG cctGTGGAAGGTGCAAATgagttcctgcagctgctgaagagccacaAAGAAAAAATGGAGGAAGGGATgagagagctgaggaagaagaacGAAGAgttggagagggagagggacgagggagagaaggagagagagcgaATGAGGCGCTGCATCGACCAGCTCCGCGCCAAACTGGCCCAGGCACAG GCGGGTGGTGTCACTGAGGAGGCTGTTCAGCATCGCTCGGAGGCTCAGCACTCCTCTGACTG GTATcgagagctggaggagaagcTTGATTACTTGCAGAAGAGTTCAGCTCAGCGGGACAGAACTGAAGCTCTGCTCAAACAAAAGGACAAGGACTGTGCTCAG CTGGCCAAAGACCGTGATGCCCTAAAAGCTCAAGCTACATCTCTGTTAGGTGAactgaaggagagacagagctgcTTGGAAAAAAGTGAGCAAGAACGCAAAATAATGGAAGAAAA GCTGTGCAGCAAAGTCAAGGCCCTGCAAATAGCAGAGCGGGAGCtggagcagcagaagaagcagcatAATGTAGCTATGGACAAGCTGCTGCTACAGAACCAGGGCCTGGATCAGGCCCTGAAGGCTGAGAGACATATCGTCACAGAAGAGAA GAAAAAACTGACACAATTACAGCATGCCTACACATGTCTCTTTAGAGACTATGATTCTAAATTGAAGAGTGag GGAGGAGATCTGTGTAGCCGGCTGGAGGATGCAGAGCGAGCGCTGGCCATGAAGCAGGAGCTGATCGATAAACTGAAGGAGGAAGTGGAGCAACAGAAATGCTCGCTGGAGACAGTTCCTGTCCTGACCGCTCAG GCGGAGATCTACAAGGCAGATTTCCTTGCGGAGCGAGAAGCAAGAGAGAAGCTGAACCAGaagaaggaggagctgcaggaccagctgAATCAGGCCATGACTGAGATTGAAAGACTCAAGCAGGAAGCCACATcgcg TGCACGTATGGAACAGATGAAGCTCAGACACCTGGAAGACTTTCCTGCACGGGCCCCACACATTCCCCCTCCTCAAG GAGTGTTCACTGGAGCAACTTTCAAAACTGTGCCCCCTGCACCCTCATTCCGCAATCAGGGTTTGGTACCAGTTGGTGATCAAGGGGCAGCCGGAGCTGAAGAGGTGCCAGTTTTATGTTGTCCCAAGTGCCAGTACCCGGCTCCAGATATGGACACACTGCAGATACATGTAATGGACTGTATACAGTAA
- the ikbkg gene encoding NF-kappa-B essential modulator isoform X8: protein MVQPQPDGPMQWDMSGEDSGGALRVPPELAANEVVTRLLGDNQQLREALRRSNLALRQRCEEMEGWQRRTREEREFLSCRFQEARALVERLAQENHSLQSMVNVPASSPSPSCSHCSSSSQTEDPQVRPARNGPLDGPQTLDQRERKRVEDTEQHTQTTPPRSLPVEGANEFLQLLKSHKEKMEEGMRELRKKNEELERERDEGEKERERMRRCIDQLRAKLAQAQAGGVTEEAVQHRSEAQHSSDCSSLAKLTEQLQATQGRYRELEEKLDYLQKSSAQRDRTEALLKQKDKDCAQLAKDRDALKAQATSLLGELKERQSCLEKSEQERKIMEEKLCSKVKALQIAERELEQQKKQHNVAMDKLLLQNQGLDQALKAERHIVTEEKKKLTQLQHAYTCLFRDYDSKLKSEGGDLCSRLEDAERALAMKQELIDKLKEEVEQQKCSLETVPVLTAQAEIYKADFLAEREAREKLNQKKEELQDQLNQAMTEIERLKQEATSRARMEQMKLRHLEDFPARAPHIPPPQGVFTGATFKTVPPAPSFRNQGLVPVGDQGAAGAEEVPVLCCPKCQYPAPDMDTLQIHVMDCIQ, encoded by the exons ATGGTGCAGCCACAGCCTGATGGCCCAATGCAGTGGGACATGTCAGGAGAGGACAGTGGAGGGGCCCTCAGGGTCCCACCAGAGCTGGCTGCCAATGAGGTGGTAACCAGATTGCTGGGTGACAACCAGCAGCTTAGAG agGCTCTGCGGCGTAGCAACCTAGCCCTGCGTCAGCGCTGCGAGGAGATGGAGGGATGGCAGCGACGAACAAGAGAGGAGCGGGAATTTCTCAGCTGTCGTTTCCAGGAGGCCAGGGCTCTGGTGGAGAGGTTGGCACAGGAGAATCACTCCCTACAGAGCATGGTTAATGTACctgcctcctccccctccccctcctgtaGTCACTGTTCCAGCTCCAGCCAGACCGAAGACCCACAGGTTCGCCCAGCCAGAAACGGGCCGCTAGATGGACCACAG acactagaccagagggagaggaagagagttgAAGAtacagagcagcacacacagaccacaccaCCTCGCAGCCTG cctGTGGAAGGTGCAAATgagttcctgcagctgctgaagagccacaAAGAAAAAATGGAGGAAGGGATgagagagctgaggaagaagaacGAAGAgttggagagggagagggacgagggagagaaggagagagagcgaATGAGGCGCTGCATCGACCAGCTCCGCGCCAAACTGGCCCAGGCACAG GCGGGTGGTGTCACTGAGGAGGCTGTTCAGCATCGCTCGGAGGCTCAGCACTCCTCTGACTG CTCTAGCCTGGCTAAactcacagagcagcttcaggctacacAGGGCAG GTATcgagagctggaggagaagcTTGATTACTTGCAGAAGAGTTCAGCTCAGCGGGACAGAACTGAAGCTCTGCTCAAACAAAAGGACAAGGACTGTGCTCAG CTGGCCAAAGACCGTGATGCCCTAAAAGCTCAAGCTACATCTCTGTTAGGTGAactgaaggagagacagagctgcTTGGAAAAAAGTGAGCAAGAACGCAAAATAATGGAAGAAAA GCTGTGCAGCAAAGTCAAGGCCCTGCAAATAGCAGAGCGGGAGCtggagcagcagaagaagcagcatAATGTAGCTATGGACAAGCTGCTGCTACAGAACCAGGGCCTGGATCAGGCCCTGAAGGCTGAGAGACATATCGTCACAGAAGAGAA GAAAAAACTGACACAATTACAGCATGCCTACACATGTCTCTTTAGAGACTATGATTCTAAATTGAAGAGTGag GGAGGAGATCTGTGTAGCCGGCTGGAGGATGCAGAGCGAGCGCTGGCCATGAAGCAGGAGCTGATCGATAAACTGAAGGAGGAAGTGGAGCAACAGAAATGCTCGCTGGAGACAGTTCCTGTCCTGACCGCTCAG GCGGAGATCTACAAGGCAGATTTCCTTGCGGAGCGAGAAGCAAGAGAGAAGCTGAACCAGaagaaggaggagctgcaggaccagctgAATCAGGCCATGACTGAGATTGAAAGACTCAAGCAGGAAGCCACATcgcg TGCACGTATGGAACAGATGAAGCTCAGACACCTGGAAGACTTTCCTGCACGGGCCCCACACATTCCCCCTCCTCAAG GAGTGTTCACTGGAGCAACTTTCAAAACTGTGCCCCCTGCACCCTCATTCCGCAATCAGGGTTTGGTACCAGTTGGTGATCAAGGGGCAGCCGGAGCTGAAGAGGTGCCAGTTTTATGTTGTCCCAAGTGCCAGTACCCGGCTCCAGATATGGACACACTGCAGATACATGTAATGGACTGTATACAGTAA
- the ikbkg gene encoding NF-kappa-B essential modulator isoform X9 — protein sequence MVQPQPDGPMQWDMSGEDSGGALRVPPELAANEVVTRLLGDNQQLREALRRSNLALRQRCEEMEGWQRRTREEREFLSCRFQEARALVERLAQENHSLQSMVNVPASSPSPSCSHCSSSSQTEDPQVRPARNGPLDGPQTLDQRERKRVEDTEQHTQTTPPRSLPVEGANEFLQLLKSHKEKMEEGMRELRKKNEELERERDEGEKERERMRRCIDQLRAKLAQAQAGGVTEEAVQHRSEAQHSSDWYRELEEKLDYLQKSSAQRDRTEALLKQKDKDCAQLAKDRDALKAQATSLLGELKERQSCLEKSEQERKIMEEKLCSKVKALQIAERELEQQKKQHNVAMDKLLLQNQGLDQALKAERHIVTEEKKKLTQLQHAYTCLFRDYDSKLKSEGGDLCSRLEDAERALAMKQELIDKLKEEVEQQKCSLETVPVLTAQAEIYKADFLAEREAREKLNQKKEELQDQLNQAMTEIERLKQEATSRARMEQMKLRHLEDFPARAPHIPPPQGVFTGATFKTVPPAPSFRNQGLVPVGDQGAAGAEEVPVLCCPKCQYPAPDMDTLQIHVMDCIQ from the exons ATGGTGCAGCCACAGCCTGATGGCCCAATGCAGTGGGACATGTCAGGAGAGGACAGTGGAGGGGCCCTCAGGGTCCCACCAGAGCTGGCTGCCAATGAGGTGGTAACCAGATTGCTGGGTGACAACCAGCAGCTTAGAG agGCTCTGCGGCGTAGCAACCTAGCCCTGCGTCAGCGCTGCGAGGAGATGGAGGGATGGCAGCGACGAACAAGAGAGGAGCGGGAATTTCTCAGCTGTCGTTTCCAGGAGGCCAGGGCTCTGGTGGAGAGGTTGGCACAGGAGAATCACTCCCTACAGAGCATGGTTAATGTACctgcctcctccccctccccctcctgtaGTCACTGTTCCAGCTCCAGCCAGACCGAAGACCCACAGGTTCGCCCAGCCAGAAACGGGCCGCTAGATGGACCACAG acactagaccagagggagaggaagagagttgAAGAtacagagcagcacacacagaccacaccaCCTCGCAGCCTG cctGTGGAAGGTGCAAATgagttcctgcagctgctgaagagccacaAAGAAAAAATGGAGGAAGGGATgagagagctgaggaagaagaacGAAGAgttggagagggagagggacgagggagagaaggagagagagcgaATGAGGCGCTGCATCGACCAGCTCCGCGCCAAACTGGCCCAGGCACAG GCGGGTGGTGTCACTGAGGAGGCTGTTCAGCATCGCTCGGAGGCTCAGCACTCCTCTGACTG GTATcgagagctggaggagaagcTTGATTACTTGCAGAAGAGTTCAGCTCAGCGGGACAGAACTGAAGCTCTGCTCAAACAAAAGGACAAGGACTGTGCTCAG CTGGCCAAAGACCGTGATGCCCTAAAAGCTCAAGCTACATCTCTGTTAGGTGAactgaaggagagacagagctgcTTGGAAAAAAGTGAGCAAGAACGCAAAATAATGGAAGAAAA GCTGTGCAGCAAAGTCAAGGCCCTGCAAATAGCAGAGCGGGAGCtggagcagcagaagaagcagcatAATGTAGCTATGGACAAGCTGCTGCTACAGAACCAGGGCCTGGATCAGGCCCTGAAGGCTGAGAGACATATCGTCACAGAAGAGAA GAAAAAACTGACACAATTACAGCATGCCTACACATGTCTCTTTAGAGACTATGATTCTAAATTGAAGAGTGag GGAGGAGATCTGTGTAGCCGGCTGGAGGATGCAGAGCGAGCGCTGGCCATGAAGCAGGAGCTGATCGATAAACTGAAGGAGGAAGTGGAGCAACAGAAATGCTCGCTGGAGACAGTTCCTGTCCTGACCGCTCAG GCGGAGATCTACAAGGCAGATTTCCTTGCGGAGCGAGAAGCAAGAGAGAAGCTGAACCAGaagaaggaggagctgcaggaccagctgAATCAGGCCATGACTGAGATTGAAAGACTCAAGCAGGAAGCCACATcgcg TGCACGTATGGAACAGATGAAGCTCAGACACCTGGAAGACTTTCCTGCACGGGCCCCACACATTCCCCCTCCTCAAG GAGTGTTCACTGGAGCAACTTTCAAAACTGTGCCCCCTGCACCCTCATTCCGCAATCAGGGTTTGGTACCAGTTGGTGATCAAGGGGCAGCCGGAGCTGAAGAGGTGCCAGTTTTATGTTGTCCCAAGTGCCAGTACCCGGCTCCAGATATGGACACACTGCAGATACATGTAATGGACTGTATACAGTAA
- the ikbkg gene encoding NF-kappa-B essential modulator isoform X1: MVQPQPDGPMQWDMSGEDSGGALRVPPELAANEVVTRLLGDNQQLREALRRSNLALRQRCEEMEGWQRRTREEREFLSCRFQEARALVERLAQENHSLQSMVNVPASSPSPSCSHCSSSSQTEDPQVRPARNGPLDGPQVSYLQTSYTVMTLDQRERKRVEDTEQHTQTTPPRSLADSSVQSTLSLSFPSTPTSFSVEEGHVRGGENSQPVEGANEFLQLLKSHKEKMEEGMRELRKKNEELERERDEGEKERERMRRCIDQLRAKLAQAQAGGVTEEAVQHRSEAQHSSDCSSLAKLTEQLQATQGRYRELEEKLDYLQKSSAQRDRTEALLKQKDKDCAQLAKDRDALKAQATSLLGELKERQSCLEKSEQERKIMEEKLCSKVKALQIAERELEQQKKQHNVAMDKLLLQNQGLDQALKAERHIVTEEKKKLTQLQHAYTCLFRDYDSKLKSEVKHTITTSLTSLDFKSSIVYICVCLFVFQGGDLCSRLEDAERALAMKQELIDKLKEEVEQQKCSLETVPVLTAQAEIYKADFLAEREAREKLNQKKEELQDQLNQAMTEIERLKQEATSRARMEQMKLRHLEDFPARAPHIPPPQGVFTGATFKTVPPAPSFRNQGLVPVGDQGAAGAEEVPVLCCPKCQYPAPDMDTLQIHVMDCIQ, translated from the exons ATGGTGCAGCCACAGCCTGATGGCCCAATGCAGTGGGACATGTCAGGAGAGGACAGTGGAGGGGCCCTCAGGGTCCCACCAGAGCTGGCTGCCAATGAGGTGGTAACCAGATTGCTGGGTGACAACCAGCAGCTTAGAG agGCTCTGCGGCGTAGCAACCTAGCCCTGCGTCAGCGCTGCGAGGAGATGGAGGGATGGCAGCGACGAACAAGAGAGGAGCGGGAATTTCTCAGCTGTCGTTTCCAGGAGGCCAGGGCTCTGGTGGAGAGGTTGGCACAGGAGAATCACTCCCTACAGAGCATGGTTAATGTACctgcctcctccccctccccctcctgtaGTCACTGTTCCAGCTCCAGCCAGACCGAAGACCCACAGGTTCGCCCAGCCAGAAACGGGCCGCTAGATGGACCACAGGTCAGCTATCTTCAGACATCATATACagttatg acactagaccagagggagaggaagagagttgAAGAtacagagcagcacacacagaccacaccaCCTCGCAGCCTG gcTGATTCAAGTGTGCAAAGCACCTTGAGTCTCTCATTCCCCTCTACCCCTACCTCATTTTCAGTGGAGGAGGGGCATGTAAGAGGCGGAGAAAATAGCCAG cctGTGGAAGGTGCAAATgagttcctgcagctgctgaagagccacaAAGAAAAAATGGAGGAAGGGATgagagagctgaggaagaagaacGAAGAgttggagagggagagggacgagggagagaaggagagagagcgaATGAGGCGCTGCATCGACCAGCTCCGCGCCAAACTGGCCCAGGCACAG GCGGGTGGTGTCACTGAGGAGGCTGTTCAGCATCGCTCGGAGGCTCAGCACTCCTCTGACTG CTCTAGCCTGGCTAAactcacagagcagcttcaggctacacAGGGCAG GTATcgagagctggaggagaagcTTGATTACTTGCAGAAGAGTTCAGCTCAGCGGGACAGAACTGAAGCTCTGCTCAAACAAAAGGACAAGGACTGTGCTCAG CTGGCCAAAGACCGTGATGCCCTAAAAGCTCAAGCTACATCTCTGTTAGGTGAactgaaggagagacagagctgcTTGGAAAAAAGTGAGCAAGAACGCAAAATAATGGAAGAAAA GCTGTGCAGCAAAGTCAAGGCCCTGCAAATAGCAGAGCGGGAGCtggagcagcagaagaagcagcatAATGTAGCTATGGACAAGCTGCTGCTACAGAACCAGGGCCTGGATCAGGCCCTGAAGGCTGAGAGACATATCGTCACAGAAGAGAA GAAAAAACTGACACAATTACAGCATGCCTACACATGTCTCTTTAGAGACTATGATTCTAAATTGAAGAGTGaggtaaaacacacaataacaacaTCTTTAACATCTTTGGATTTTAAATCTTCAATTGTTTATATTtgcgtgtgtttgtttgtcttccaGGGAGGAGATCTGTGTAGCCGGCTGGAGGATGCAGAGCGAGCGCTGGCCATGAAGCAGGAGCTGATCGATAAACTGAAGGAGGAAGTGGAGCAACAGAAATGCTCGCTGGAGACAGTTCCTGTCCTGACCGCTCAG GCGGAGATCTACAAGGCAGATTTCCTTGCGGAGCGAGAAGCAAGAGAGAAGCTGAACCAGaagaaggaggagctgcaggaccagctgAATCAGGCCATGACTGAGATTGAAAGACTCAAGCAGGAAGCCACATcgcg TGCACGTATGGAACAGATGAAGCTCAGACACCTGGAAGACTTTCCTGCACGGGCCCCACACATTCCCCCTCCTCAAG GAGTGTTCACTGGAGCAACTTTCAAAACTGTGCCCCCTGCACCCTCATTCCGCAATCAGGGTTTGGTACCAGTTGGTGATCAAGGGGCAGCCGGAGCTGAAGAGGTGCCAGTTTTATGTTGTCCCAAGTGCCAGTACCCGGCTCCAGATATGGACACACTGCAGATACATGTAATGGACTGTATACAGTAA
- the ikbkg gene encoding NF-kappa-B essential modulator isoform X4: MVQPQPDGPMQWDMSGEDSGGALRVPPELAANEVVTRLLGDNQQLREALRRSNLALRQRCEEMEGWQRRTREEREFLSCRFQEARALVERLAQENHSLQSMVNVPASSPSPSCSHCSSSSQTEDPQVRPARNGPLDGPQVSYLQTSYTVMTLDQRERKRVEDTEQHTQTTPPRSLADSSVQSTLSLSFPSTPTSFSVEEGHVRGGENSQPVEGANEFLQLLKSHKEKMEEGMRELRKKNEELERERDEGEKERERMRRCIDQLRAKLAQAQAGGVTEEAVQHRSEAQHSSDCSSLAKLTEQLQATQGRYRELEEKLDYLQKSSAQRDRTEALLKQKDKDCAQLAKDRDALKAQATSLLGELKERQSCLEKSEQERKIMEEKLCSKVKALQIAERELEQQKKQHNVAMDKLLLQNQGLDQALKAERHIVTEEKKKLTQLQHAYTCLFRDYDSKLKSEGGDLCSRLEDAERALAMKQELIDKLKEEVEQQKCSLETVPVLTAQAEIYKADFLAEREAREKLNQKKEELQDQLNQAMTEIERLKQEATSRARMEQMKLRHLEDFPARAPHIPPPQGVFTGATFKTVPPAPSFRNQGLVPVGDQGAAGAEEVPVLCCPKCQYPAPDMDTLQIHVMDCIQ; the protein is encoded by the exons ATGGTGCAGCCACAGCCTGATGGCCCAATGCAGTGGGACATGTCAGGAGAGGACAGTGGAGGGGCCCTCAGGGTCCCACCAGAGCTGGCTGCCAATGAGGTGGTAACCAGATTGCTGGGTGACAACCAGCAGCTTAGAG agGCTCTGCGGCGTAGCAACCTAGCCCTGCGTCAGCGCTGCGAGGAGATGGAGGGATGGCAGCGACGAACAAGAGAGGAGCGGGAATTTCTCAGCTGTCGTTTCCAGGAGGCCAGGGCTCTGGTGGAGAGGTTGGCACAGGAGAATCACTCCCTACAGAGCATGGTTAATGTACctgcctcctccccctccccctcctgtaGTCACTGTTCCAGCTCCAGCCAGACCGAAGACCCACAGGTTCGCCCAGCCAGAAACGGGCCGCTAGATGGACCACAGGTCAGCTATCTTCAGACATCATATACagttatg acactagaccagagggagaggaagagagttgAAGAtacagagcagcacacacagaccacaccaCCTCGCAGCCTG gcTGATTCAAGTGTGCAAAGCACCTTGAGTCTCTCATTCCCCTCTACCCCTACCTCATTTTCAGTGGAGGAGGGGCATGTAAGAGGCGGAGAAAATAGCCAG cctGTGGAAGGTGCAAATgagttcctgcagctgctgaagagccacaAAGAAAAAATGGAGGAAGGGATgagagagctgaggaagaagaacGAAGAgttggagagggagagggacgagggagagaaggagagagagcgaATGAGGCGCTGCATCGACCAGCTCCGCGCCAAACTGGCCCAGGCACAG GCGGGTGGTGTCACTGAGGAGGCTGTTCAGCATCGCTCGGAGGCTCAGCACTCCTCTGACTG CTCTAGCCTGGCTAAactcacagagcagcttcaggctacacAGGGCAG GTATcgagagctggaggagaagcTTGATTACTTGCAGAAGAGTTCAGCTCAGCGGGACAGAACTGAAGCTCTGCTCAAACAAAAGGACAAGGACTGTGCTCAG CTGGCCAAAGACCGTGATGCCCTAAAAGCTCAAGCTACATCTCTGTTAGGTGAactgaaggagagacagagctgcTTGGAAAAAAGTGAGCAAGAACGCAAAATAATGGAAGAAAA GCTGTGCAGCAAAGTCAAGGCCCTGCAAATAGCAGAGCGGGAGCtggagcagcagaagaagcagcatAATGTAGCTATGGACAAGCTGCTGCTACAGAACCAGGGCCTGGATCAGGCCCTGAAGGCTGAGAGACATATCGTCACAGAAGAGAA GAAAAAACTGACACAATTACAGCATGCCTACACATGTCTCTTTAGAGACTATGATTCTAAATTGAAGAGTGag GGAGGAGATCTGTGTAGCCGGCTGGAGGATGCAGAGCGAGCGCTGGCCATGAAGCAGGAGCTGATCGATAAACTGAAGGAGGAAGTGGAGCAACAGAAATGCTCGCTGGAGACAGTTCCTGTCCTGACCGCTCAG GCGGAGATCTACAAGGCAGATTTCCTTGCGGAGCGAGAAGCAAGAGAGAAGCTGAACCAGaagaaggaggagctgcaggaccagctgAATCAGGCCATGACTGAGATTGAAAGACTCAAGCAGGAAGCCACATcgcg TGCACGTATGGAACAGATGAAGCTCAGACACCTGGAAGACTTTCCTGCACGGGCCCCACACATTCCCCCTCCTCAAG GAGTGTTCACTGGAGCAACTTTCAAAACTGTGCCCCCTGCACCCTCATTCCGCAATCAGGGTTTGGTACCAGTTGGTGATCAAGGGGCAGCCGGAGCTGAAGAGGTGCCAGTTTTATGTTGTCCCAAGTGCCAGTACCCGGCTCCAGATATGGACACACTGCAGATACATGTAATGGACTGTATACAGTAA